The genomic region ccctttgagactaaccatgtgcttgagtttgcttgttttagtctcaaaggaggtttgaaagggaaaaggtggacttggaccatgaaagacttccactgcactccgatgagagggtaacttttccaagttcatctcatgaactcttattgccatttgctcttaattgaagattttggtgaggcaatggggttatagggccaagattgatcccgttttggtgcttgatgccaaagggggagaaaataaaggccaaagcaataaatggatcagctaccacttgagaaattttgaaaatagtaaaatagagctttttgttttgtcaaaactcttgcattgtctcttttgtcaaaagttggcctcttgtggggagaagtgttgattatgggaaatagggggagtttttgaaatctttgatcaatctcttttggaatgactctctttatgcttcaacatgtgtgttcgacttagagatagagatttgagtttgatttgcaaaaacaaaccatgtggtggcaaaggatgatccatatatgccaaaatggaatcaaaataaatttgagttttatttgaagtgatattgcacttgttctagttgctttatgttgtgttggcataaatcaccaaaaagggggagattgaaagggaaatgtgcccttgggccatttctaagtattttggtgattgagtgccaacacaagtgcttaaatgtgaatttatgctcatggatagacaaagtgcaaatcaagagtaaaggtatgtttctaagccttagtacattggttttgtgtactaatatacttgtttaagtgttagaaacagaaagaagaagaaaagaagtgaaaaaggcttggctgtgtacagccaagactcagctcagtctggcacaccggactgtctggtggtgcaccggacagtgtctggtgcgccaggctgactcggcatgaagtggccgctctcgggaattcgccgacggcgtacggctaaaattcaccggactgtccggtgtgcaccggactgtcaggtgagccaacggtcgaccgcggaatctgcgcgcgacacgtggccgggccaacggtcggaagggggcaccggactgtccggtgtgcaccggacatgtccggtgcgccaacggctcccagatcagcaacggtcggctgcgccattttaggaaggaaatcaggcaccggacagtgtccggtgtgcaccggactgtccggtgcacccgatgacagaaggcaagattggctttccagatttgctctcaacggctcctagctgccttgggactataaaagggacccctaggcgcatggaggagtacactaagaaacctaagagcattcttgatcatccacactcagtctttgcgcattcgtttgtcattctcagtgatttgagctccgttctagtgagaactttgagatagtcttttgagctcgattcttggccgtgtgtgtgcgcattttgctgtggatttgtgtgtgttgcttccctcccttactctgtgtttctttgtgaacttcaagtgtaagggcgagagactccaagttgtggagattcctcgcgaacgtgataagaaaagaaaagcataacactgtggtattcaagttgatcattggatcacttgagaggagttgagtgcaactctcgtccgttgggacgccacaacgtggagtaggcaagttttgtacttggccgaaccacgagataaaccactgtgtcatctctgtgtttgatctcttgtggtattgtgttttgttgagactactctctagccacttggcgattattgtgctaacacttaacaagtttttgtggctataagtttaagtttcacaggatcacctattcaccccccctctaggtgctctcaggaactgtaatgattcaaatgccatgtttgcttcatgttcttcctatgtgcatggtagagatatgcctaggaaaaatgtcattcatcatatgtctaggagaaatgttgctaggaaaattaatgaaccttctacaatttatcaagcttgcaatgcttcctttgcaatttgtagaaaagataagaaggtgattgctaggaaattaggggcaaaatgcaagggagataaaacttgcatttgggtccctaagaccattgttactaaccttgtaggacccaacaagagttgggtacctaagacccaagcctaaattgtcttgcaggtttatgcatccggaagatcaagctggattatcgacagcggatgcacaaaccacatgacgagggagaagaagatgttcacctcctacgtcaagaacaaggattcccaagactcaatcatattcggtgacgggaatcatggcaaggtcaaaggactagggaagattgccatttcatccgaacactctatttctaatgtgtttttagttgagtcgcttggatataacttattgtctgtgagtcggctttgtaatatgggatataattgtttattcacaaatgtagatgtgtccgtctttagaaggagtgatggttcattagcttttaagggtgtattagacgacaaactctacttagttgattttgcaaaagaggaggccggtctagatgcatgcttaattgctaagactagcatgggctggctgtggcatcgccgcttagcacatgtggggatgaagaaccttcacaaacttctaaagggagaacacgtgataggtctaacaaacgtaaccttcgaaaaagatagaccttgtgcagcttgtcaagcaggtaaaccggtgggaagctctcatcataccaaaaatgtgatgaccacatcaagacctttggagttgcttcatatggacctcttcggacccgtcgcctatctaagcataggaggaagtaagtatggtcttgttatagttgatgattttccccgcttcacttgggtattctttttgcaggataaatctgaaacccaagggaccctcaagcgcttcctaaggagagctcaaaatgagtttgagctcaaggtgaagaagataaggagcgacaacgggtccgagttcaagaaccttcaagtggaggagtaccttgaggaggaagggatcaagcacgagttctccgctccctacacaccacagcaaaacggtgtggtagagaggaagaacaggacgctcatagacatggcgaggacaatgcttggagaattcaagacacccgagcggttttggtcggaagccgtgaacaccgcttgccacgccataaaccgggtgtaccttcatcgcctcctcaagaagacttcgtatgagcttctaaccggtaacaaacccaatgtgtcttactttcgtgtatttgggagcaaatgttatattctagtgaagaaaggtagaaattctaagtttgctcccaaagctgtagaagggtttttgttaggttatgactcaaatacaaaggcgtatagggtcttcaacaaatcgtcgggtttggttgaagtctctagcgacgttgtatttgatgagactaatggctctccaagagagcaagttgttgatcttgatgatgtagatgaagaagatattccaacggccgcaatacgcaccatggcgattggagaagtgcggccacaggaacaaaaggagcaagatcaaccttcttcctcaacaatagtgcatcccccaactcaagacgatgaacaggttcatcaagaggaggcatgtgatcaagggggagcacaagatggtcatgtaatggaggaagaagcacaaccggcacctccaactcaagttcgagcgacgattcaaaggaatcatcccgtcgaccaaattttgggtgatattagcaagggagtaactactcgctctagactaGTTaagttttgtgagcattactcttttgtctcttctattgagcctttcagggtagaagaggccttgctagatccggactgggtgttggccatgcaggaagagctcaacaacttcaagagaaatgaagtttggacactgatgcctcgtcccaagcaaaacgttgtgggaaccaagtgggtgttctgcaacaaataagatgagcacggggtggtgacaaggaacaaggcacgacttgtggcaaaaggttatgcccaagtcgcaggtttggactttgaggagacttttgctcctgtggctaggctagagtcaatccgtatattgttagcctatgcagctcaccattctttcaggttgttccaaatggatgtgaagagcgctttcctcaatggaccaatcaaggaggaggtgtacgtggagcaaccccctggctccaaggatgaacggtaccccgaccatgtgtgtaagctctctaaggcgctctacggacttaagcaagccccaagagcatggtatgaatgccttagagactttttaattgctaatgctttcaaggttgggaaagccgatccaactttattcactaagacttgtgatggtgatctttttgtgtgccaaatttatgtcgatgacataatatttggttctactaaccaaaagtcttgtgaagagtttagcaggatgatgactcagaaattcgaaatgtcgatgatgggcgagttgaactacttccttgggttccaagtgaagcaactcaaggatggcaccttcatctcacaaacgaagtatacgcaagacttgctcaagaggtttgggatgaaggacgccaagccctcaaagactccaatgggaaccgacggacacgtcgaccttaacaaaggaggtaagtccgttgatcaaaaggcataccggtctatgatagggtctctactttatttatgtgctagtagaccggatattatgcttagtgtatgcatgtgtgctagatttcaatccgatccaagggagtgtcacttagtggccgtgaagcgaattcttagatatttagtcgctacgccttgcttcgggatctggtatccaaaggggtctacctttgacttgattggatattcagactctgattatgctggatgtaaggtcgataggaaaagtacatcggggacgtgccaattcttaggaaggtccctggtgtcatggagctctaagaaacaaacttccgttgccctatccaccgctgaggccgagtatgttgccgcaggacagtgttgtgtgcaactactttggatgaggcaaaccctcagggactttggctacaatctgtgcaaagtcccacttctatgtgataatgagagtgctatccgcatggcggacaatcctgttgaacacagccacacaaagcacatagacatccggcatcactgtttgagagaccaccagcaaaagggagatatcgaagtgttttatgttagcaccgagaaccagctagccgatatctttaccaagcctctagacgagtcgaccttttgcaggctgcgtagtgagctaaatgtcttagattcgcggaacttggattgatttatagcatacatgtgtttttatGCCTTGGTCATGTTCCTTAAAAGCATTTTGTTGctttatggtgttcaagttgtacaaacactccccagacctcaaaagtccatgtgtgagtgatgcacatatttagggggagatgtgctacaacttgactctttgagactaaccatgtgcttgagttttcttaatttagtctcaaaggaggattggaagggaaaaggtggacttggaccacgcaagacttccactgcactccgatgaaagagtaactaactccaagttcatctccatgctcttattgcctttttaactcttaattgaagattttggtgaggcaatggggttcgagggccaaaaatgatcctgttttggtgcttgatgccaaagggggagaaattaagggccaaagcaacaaatggatcagctaccacttgagaattttgaaaatagtagagttaggacttttgatttgtcaaaattctaaatgtctcgttttgtcaaaagttgatctcttgtggggagaatatttgattataggaaataggtcaaaagttgatctcttgtggggagaatatttgattatgggaaatagggggagtttttgaaatctttgatcaatttctctttgaacaactctctttatgtctcaacaagtgtggttgacttagagataggaaattgagtttgatttgcaaaaacaaaaccaagtggtggcaaaggatgatccaaatatgccaaatttgaaacaAAACGAATTcttgttttcatttgcattgatgttgcacttcttttagttgctttttgttgtgttggcattaatcaccaaaaagggggagattgaaagggaaatgtacccttgggacatttctataagattttggtgattaagtgctccacacaaatgctttgagtaatatttgtgccaaagacttaagaagtgcaaatcaagagtaaaggtatgtttctaagacttagtacattgttttggagactaatgtattgtgtctaagtgctagaaacaggaaaaaacCAATTTGgtaaagacttggctgagcagccaagactctgcgcagtctcggcgcaccagactgtgttcggtgcgccaggctgactctggcgaactggctgctctcgggacttcgacggcggcgtacggctataaatcaccggactgtccggtggtgcaccagactgtccggtgagccaacagtcggccgggccaacggtcggccgcgttatccgcgcgcgacgcgtggcagagccaacggtcagaagagggcaccggacagtgtccggtgcgccaacggctctgaatcttcaacggtcggctgcgccagaataggaaagagatccgcaccggacagtgtccggtggtgcaccggactgtccggtgcgccaggcgatagaaggcaagaattgccttcctggaatgctctcaacggctcctagctgccttggggctataaaagggacccctaggcgcttggaggagtacaccaagcattctctaagcattcctaagcaccaagactccaattccgcgcattcgattttttgtgatagcaactagagctccatttgagtagagaactctttgggttgtgttgtgagctcgagttgtgacttgtgtgcgtgttgtgctctgattttgtgtcttgtgtgcgttgctcatcccagccttacttctgtgcttctttgtgaacatcaaattgtaagggcgagaggctccaagttgtggagattcctcgcaagcgggatatagtaaataaagtaaaacaccgtggtattcaagtgggtctttggaccgcttgagaggggttgattgcaaccctcgtccgttgggacgccacaacgtggagtaggcaagtgttggacttggccgaaccacgggataaacctctgtgcctatctgtgttgatcttcttgtggttatcgtgtcttgcaagaactcctctctagccacttggctttattgtgctaactcctaatcaagttttgtggcattaagtttcaagtttttacaggatcacctattcaccccctctaggtgctctcacaacctCTGCCGGTACCCTCATCATTATGGCAAGTGATCAGTATGGATTTTATCGAGGCTCTTCCACGTTCACAATTGTATACATGCATCCTGGTGATAGTTGATCTCTTCACTAAGTATGCAAATTTCTTACCTCTTAAACATCCATATACGACATTGTCAGTCGCGAGGCTCTTTCATGATCAAGTGTACAAGCACCATGGACTACCCCAATCGATTGTTTCTGACAGAGACCGCGTGTTTCTCAGCCATTTGTGGAAAGAACTGTTTCGGTTGGCTGATGTGCAGCTTCAGATGAGCACTGCGTATCATCCTCAGTCCGATGGATAGTCAGAGCGTGTCAATTAGTGCTTAGAAACCTTTCTTCGCTGCTTTGTCCATGCCTGTCCACACCAGTGGAGTCGATGGTTGTCTGTCGCGCAATTCTGGTATAATTCTTCTCCACATTCAGCTATAGGCATGTCTCCATTTCAGGCATTGTATGGTTGCACACCCAAGCAGTTTGGCATTGCAGATCAGACTGTTATTACGTCTTCTGAATTGAGTTCCTGGTTGAAGGAGCGTCAGCTCATGTCTGAGCTGGTGAAGCAGCATTTGGAGCGTGCCAAACTACGGATGAAGCGTCAGGCGGACAAAGGTCGTTCGGAGCGTGAGTTCGCAGTAGGTGATtgggtatttctcaagcttcaacCGTACGTTCAGTCATCCGTGGCTGTTCGAGCACATCAAAAGCTGGCGTTCAAGTTTTTCGGACCATTTCCAGTGTTGCAGCGTGTTGGCTCAGTAGCGTATAAGCTGCAGTTACCTTCCTCTTCACGCATTCACCCAATTTTTCATGTGTCGCAGCTTAAGCGTGCGTTGGGCACTGGTTTCACTGCATCTGTGACTTTGCCTACTGATCAATTTCATTTTAGTGTGCCGGTCAAGATTCTGCAACACCGCACAGTGATGAAAGGGCTGCAAGCTTGTGCACAGGTCCTGGTCCAATGGTCTCACATGTCGCCAGAACTCACGACGTGGGAGGATATTCAAGATCTACGACAACAATTTCCATATGCGTCTGTTTGGGGGCAAACAGCCAGCTTACCAGGGGGGAATGTCAGTGACACAGGCCAGGCACTCGAGGAACAAAGCAAGGAGCGGGGGCATTCTGGACCAGATGATGCACCCGATGGGCCGCGACGGTCAACCAGGCCCAGGCGCAGCAACAAGATGGTGACTGGGCCGATGTGGATCAACTTCATGGAAGTATTGCGTGAGACTTAAATAGATGAGAGAGAGATTGAGAGAATAACTTGTAACAGAATATTATTTCACTTCTGAACTGAAGAACTACCCTCTGTCTCCCTCGCTGTTCTCTCTGTTCTTCTCTGCTGTTCAAGAGAAGTGTTAACAGCTCGGTCGTTGCCGCTAGCTAACCCCAACCCACATGTCGATGTTCTATCGTGCAGGTCGTTGCACCGACCGCGAACAGAAAGGGCCACGCCGGAAAGCTGTTTGCGTCAGTCTCCAAGCTGATATGCTGATGAGCAAACACGGCAGGTTAACCTGCTCAAGCTCGACCTGTCACTGGAGCAGCCAGCCAGCCACTGACCAGatcaccgatctaccttgtcgtgtggtgtagccaacatgtggtgcggctagagatggcaatgggtacccgaaacccaaaacccgatgggtttttaccccattagggtacgggtttgggtcaattttcatacccatgggtttgttaacggGCATAAATCTGTACCCagcgggtttatgggtacgggtttgttcctatagtacccaaacccgtgaacccgtgggttttttaaacccgaccaaacctagtgcatattgtcatttattttataaacgaacaacaaacttgttattccttatttacttcatattttttatcaattggtgaatgtatcagtagtcggtgagagtgttgcttgcttgatattatagtttttactagcgttatatatgtggtggatgaataacttagtgcaaggtcacttaattatacaacttattatttgtatttcattctctctactaataatttttatactaaatcatgaactcgttgttcattacatagattttggatcatgatatcattaatcattatgatacttatcgattatgagaagaacaagtatattggagatgaaacccgcgggtaacccatgggtacccgtTAACCCGATGAGTACGGGTTTgagcaaaatctcaaacccgtcatgggtacgggttttttaatgggcatagatatttttcacgggtacgggtttgggacggtaaaacccagcgggtttgtacccgttgccatctctaggtgCGGCAGACCAGAACCAGACGCTGCTGAGTCGAACGGGGTAGATAACAGACATGAAAAAGACCGGCCTTTACCCCTACGGCTACGACAGTCGAACGGGGTCTGAATTCCGCCGTGATTAGGATTAGGCTTTattcgtttgtgccggattggtgggtcggaacgatttttaaccggattacttctctaatttatataaattttgattaGCTAAAACGATTCCGAATGCAATCCGACACAACTGAACAAGGCGTTACGCGGACGGATGTGTCGTCGTTGTGTTCAGAGTCGCCGGAGTCGGGGGCGATTTAGCAAATAACAGAAGATAGATGCGGTGGTTCAGAGTTCAGACCATGGTTGGTTGGTTTACGAATGCTCAAACTGGAACTGACAGAGTAAAACATCTCTCCTGTACTACGCTACGACATGCGTGCGTTATTATGTTTGCACTTGCACACCACCAGACTAAACGGGAACTGAATCATCATCACTAGGTAGATTGGTAGGTAGGTAGAAGAGACGGAGGCGACCTCCATCTGCTGCGTCTCGACCGTCCTCCGGAGCTAGCCCCGGCTAGTTGCAGCAGCAGCAGAGGCAGTCGAGGCAGCACTCGCAGGTCTCGTAGCAGCAGAAGCAGCACAGCGCAGTGAAGATGCTGCGCAACAACAGAGCAGAGGAACAGCAGTCAGTTAGTTCAACACTCCAGCAGGAAGCGGCGCGCGGCCTTGTGCTGGTGACAAAGAAACTGATCGACAAGGAGCAAGGCAACGCCATGGCAACTGAAACTGAAACTGAGCTGGCGGCGGACCGAAACCCCTCCTCCgatctctttttcttctctgatCAACTCAGGCAGAGCagacggagacggagacggagGTCTAGCTAGCTCACCAGGCGTAGAGGCAGCCCTTCTCCTCGTGGCGCCTCTGCACGTGCTCCAAGTAGGACATCTCCTGGGCCGACGGCGCGTTGTACATCTTGCCTGCCTTGCGGATCGATCGGAGCTGTGGTGGTGAACGAACGAGCaagggctctctctctctctctctctctctctctctctctctcctgacCCTCTTCTCCTTTCCCTTGGAACGAACCTGATCCTCTTCTCCGTTTGGAA from Zea mays cultivar B73 chromosome 6, Zm-B73-REFERENCE-NAM-5.0, whole genome shotgun sequence harbors:
- the LOC100275203 gene encoding uncharacterized protein LOC100275203 (The RefSeq protein has 1 substitution compared to this genomic sequence), giving the protein MYNAPSAQEMSYMEHVQRRHEEKGCLYACIFTALCCFCCYETCECCLDCLCCCCN